From Oryza sativa Japonica Group chromosome 4, ASM3414082v1, one genomic window encodes:
- the LOC112938599 gene encoding uncharacterized protein, whose product MEDDYDEALSQLREPEVPSPPPSPRLLAMLQSAGFASPPPPTSTQQQQGIELCSVCAEEAAAAAVAAARGMEAPGLRPATQQQQQQGIGLCSVCAEGEAAAVRGMEPPGLRPATQQQQPTVFTPPPPPPQQQGFVFGGSGAAEASVVRSPRGMMAAGIGPRLATQQQQQPTVFGSPPPPPQQQGFVFGGGSAGESSVQQPTLAPPPAQQPQQNQGVGFGGTGAGAATTVSPAPRGTTMARERAAEQLAYDDAISRLINKFAGHDKDAIQGKNTSNVQVFDDIHEGDAIRMAELEEFEKQVLALNAAAWNDAASSCGEEPAVADNFLNGEEQREEEEEEEAAERRSWTLERWELELKASRRRVVEANERARGVQRERERVRRQVAALLQQRMLKRQQMSALSRERALAHKRFVLQQRQWRQQMVEQQQQQQRAPMQQQRMPVVQQAAPRKQRVFTVTVSRAYALQHQRGSTPEERRASVRERVRLELQKVVAFLQRRELEQRYERAAALLRQRAQLEQAALQEQLKLEMQQMRRRQEQRQRARELAIMPQPQGHRGRGGGTARHPDAAIAQGGSGVGHNHPRVEEQLPAQQQQHRRQRVRSVRPTFVAPRGVGTSSGQAYRAPPARQIVVQPQPPPQQPELAGQAFRAPAPQTPQRPESAGQDVPEPQPEEEEGEAVGGEAVVMAPQPSSTREQ is encoded by the exons atggaggatgATTACGACGAGGCGCTGTCTCAGCTCAGGGAGCCGGaggtgccgtcgccgccgccgtccccgcgcctcCTCGCGATGCTGCAGTCCGCGGGCTTCGCTTCCCCGCccccgccgacgtcgacgcagcagcagcagggaatCGAGCTCTGCAGTGTCTGCGctgaagaggcggcggcggcggcggtggcggcggcgcgggggatgGAGGCGCCGGGGCTGAGGCCCgccacgcagcagcagcagcagcagggaatCGGGCTCTGCAGTGTCTGCGCtgaaggggaggcggcggcggtgcgggggaTGGAGCCGCCGGGGCTGCGCCCCgccacgcagcagcagcagccgacgGTCttcacgccgcctccgccaccgccgcagcagcaggggTTCGTGTTCGGCGGTAGCGGCGCTGCAGAGGCATCGGTGGTGCGCTCGCCGCGGGGGATGATGGCGGCGGGGATCGGGCCGCGCCTCgccacgcagcagcagcagcagccgacgGTCTTCGggtcgcctccgccaccgccgcagcagcaggggTTCGTGTTCGGCGGTGGCAGCGCTGGAGAGTCATCGGTG CAGCAGCCAactctcgcgccgccgccggcgcagcaACCGCAGCAGAATCAGGGCGTTGGCTTCGGCGGGACCGGGGctggagcggcgacgacggtgtcCCCTGCGCCGCGGGGGACGACGATGGCGAGGGAACGCGCGGCGGAGCAGCTCGCGTACGACGACGCCATCAGCAG GCTGATCAACAAGTTCGCGGGGCACGACAAGGACGCGATCCAGGGGAAGAACACGTCGAACGTGCAGGTGTTCGATGACATCCACGAAGGCGACGCGATCCGCATGGCCGAGCTCGAGGAGTTCGAGAAGCAGGTGCTGGCATTGAACGCCGCCGCCTGGAacgacgccgcctcctcctgcggCGAGGAGCCGGCCGTTGCGGATAACTTCCTGAACGGCGAGGagcagcgggaggaggaggaggaggaggaggcggcggagcggaggagcTGGACGCTTGAGCGGTGGGAGCTGGAGCTGAAGGCGAGCCGCCGGCGTGTGGTGGAGGCGAACGAGCGCGCGCGGGGGGTCCAGCGCGAGCGCGAGAGGGTGCGGCGGcaggtggcggcgctgctgcaGCAACGGATGCTGAAGCGTCAGCAGATGTCCGCGCTGTCGCGGGAACGCGCGCTGGCGCACAAGCGATTCGTGCTCCAGCAGCGTCAATGGCGGCAGCAGAtggtggagcagcagcagcagcagcaacgcgCGCCGATGCAGCAGCAGCGCATGCCGGTGGTGCAGCAGGCGGCGCCGCGGAAGCAACGAGTCTTCACGGTGACGGTGAGTCGGGCGTATGCACTTCAGCACCAACGGGGAAGCACGccggaggagcggcgcgcgtcGGTGCGGGAGCGAGTCAGGCTAGAGCTGCAGAAGGTGGTTGCATTTCTGCAGCGACGCGAGCTGGAGCAGAGGTATGAGCGGGCGGCGGCACTGCTGAGGCAACGCGCGCAGCTGGAGCAGGCAGCGTTACAGGAGCAGCTCAAGCTGGAGATGCAgcagatgcggcggcggcaagagcaGCGCCAGCGCGCGCGTGAGCTGGCGATCATGCCGCAGCCGCAGGGGcatcgcggccgcggcggcggcacggcgcggcacCCGGACGCCGCAATCGCCCAGGGGGGATCCGGAGTCGGACACAACCACCCCCGCGTGGAGGAGCAGCTGcccgcgcagcagcagcagcatcggcGGCAGCGCGTGCGATCAGTGCGACCGACGTTCGTGGCGCCGCGCGGCGTGGGCACGTCGAGCGGGCAGGCGTACCGGGCACCGCCCGCGAGGCAGATCGTTGttcagccgcagccgccgccgcagcagccggagctggcagggcaggcgttccgggcgccggcgccgcagaCACCGCAGCGACCGGAGTCGGCGGGGCAGGACGTGCCGGAGCcgcagccggaggaggaggaaggggaggcggTGGGTGGCGAGGCCGTCGTGATGGCGCCACAGCCTTCGTCGACGAGGGAGCAGTAG
- the LOC107275809 gene encoding uncharacterized protein: MQQQQQEMPQSRIFGQPPPPTQQQQQQQRGFGFGGAVPSPRGMPMAAGAAGPHLAVQQKQHTTTLAPPPPPQQQNQGSSSSARGMAAAAEQIAYEDAWKACNPDITTPFASVEDAISRLLPYHVFAEYEEDEIYAEDQPPAKDTSSVQEWDDDREAEAIRIAEEFEKQVLTFNVAVRKSAAGAARAEERLMVENLLLADEQRQSEHVRALVRQQQLVALQKQQQQQEKEAAALQRQLMLEQQQQQQAALQQMMAMEQRQQQQQMMSALQHQRQPAIVMPQQGHSSAAALDAFLDAYAEVGPPRQQHRHGVQAPQQPESSSTSGPAYWAPAHAVPPPPENGAGALRE, from the exons atgcagcagcagcagcaggagatgCCGCAGTCGAGGATCTTCGGACAGCCGCCTCCACcgacgcagcagcagcagcagcagcagcggggaTTCGGGTTCGGCGGCGCGGTGCCTTCGCCCCGCGGGATGCCGATGGCTGCGGGGGCCGCGGGGCCGCATCTCGCCGTGCAGCAGAAGCAGCATACGACcaccctcgcgccgccgccgccgccgcagcagcagaatcagggATCTTCTTCGTCGGCGcgagggatggcggcggcggcggagcagatcGCGTACGAGGACGCGTGGAAGGCGTGCAACCCGGACATCACGACGCCGTTCGCCTCCGTCGAGGACGCCATCAGCAG GCTGCTTCCGTACCACGTGTTCGCGGAGTACGAGGAGGACGAGATCTACGCGGAGGACCAGCCGCCGGCGAAGGACACGTCGAGCGTGCAGGAGTGGGACGACGACCGCGAAGCCGAGGCGATCCGCATTGCGGAGGAGTTCGAGAAGCAGGTGCTGACCTTCAACGTGGCCGTCCGGaagtccgccgccggcgccgcccgcgccgaggaGCGGCTCATGGTGGAGAACCTCCTGCTCGCCGACGAGCAGCGGCAGTCGGAGCACGTCCGCGCCCTCGtccggcagcagcagctagtggcgctgcagaagcagcagcagcagcaggagaaggaggcggcggcgctgcagcgGCAACTCATGCtggagcagcaacagcagcagcaggcggcgcTGCAGCAGATGATGGCGATGGAgcagaggcagcagcagcaacagatgATGTCAGCGCTGCAGCATCAGCGACAGCCGGCGATCGTCATGCCGCAGCAGGGGCATTCGTCCGCCGCCGCATTGGATGCGTTCCTGGATGCGTACGCTGAGGTGGGGCCGCCGCGACAGCAGCATCGGCATGGCGTGCAGGCGCCGCAGCAGCCGgagtcgtcgtcgacgtcgggGCCGGCGTACTGGGCTCCGGCGcatgccgtgccgccgccgccggagaatgGCGCCGGAGCATTGAGGGAGTAA
- the LOC136356344 gene encoding uncharacterized protein, whose product MSQPTQQQRGFGFSGVGAAAAAAAPSPRGMPMAAGAAGPRRLAVQQKQKQPALVPPPPTQQQTQGFGGVGGAGAAALVVGSSSSARGMAAAAAAEWMAHEDAWRACNRDFATPFASVEDAISRLLPYHVFAEYEEDEIYVEDQPPAKDKSSVQEWDDDHEAEAIRMAEEFEKQVVTFNVAVLKSAAGAARAEERLMVENLLLAYERRQSEHVRALVRQQQLVALQKQQQMMAEQRQQQQQMMAALQQRQQPATIMPAQGHPDAMDLFLDAYAAGEQSAYSWMTAAHAVPQPQSQPRQQQPDA is encoded by the exons atgTCGCAGCCGACGCAGCAGCAGCGGGGATTCGGATTCAGCGGCGttggagctgcggcggcggcggcggcgccttcgCCTCGCGGGATGCCGATGGCTGCGGGGGCCGCGGGGCCGCGTCGTCTCGCCGtgcagcagaagcagaagcagccggcgctcgtgccgccgccgccgacgcagcaGCAGACTCAGGGATTCGGTGGTGTCGGgggggctggagcggcggcgctggtggtgGGATCTTCTTCGTCGGCAcgagggatggcggcggcggcggcggcggagtggatGGCGCACGAGGACGCGTGGAGGGCGTGCAACCGGGATTTCGCGACTCCCTTCGCCTCCGTCGAGGACGCCATCAGCAG GCTGCTTCCGTACCACGTGTTCGCGGAGTACGAGGAGGACGAGATCTACGTGGAGGACCAGCCGCCGGCGAAGGACAAGTCGAGCGTGCAGGAGTGGGATGACGACCACGAAGCCGAGGCGATCCGCATGGCCGAGGAGTTCGAGAAGCAGGTGGTGACCTTCAACGTCGCCGTCCTGaagtccgccgccggcgccgcccgcgccgaggaGCGGCTCATGGTGGAGAACCTCCTGCTCGCCTACGAGCGGCGGCAGTCGGAGCACGTCCGCGCCCTCGtccggcagcagcagctggtggccctgcagaagcagcagcagatgatggcggagcagcggcagcagcagcaacagatgATGGCAGCGTTGCAGCAGCGCCAGCAGCCGGCGACGATCATGCCGGCGCAGGGGCATCCCGACGCGATGGATTTGTTCCTGGATGcgtacgccgccggcgagcagtCGGCGTACAGCTGGATGACGGCGGCGCATGCCGTGCCGCAGCCGCAATCGCAGCCGCGGCAACAGCAACCGGATGCATGA
- the LOC4335685 gene encoding membrane-anchored ubiquitin-fold protein 4 translates to MAEKEEGKVAAEGGAEAEADEEVEVKFRLFDGSDIGPLRCNAVATTVAALKDRVVADWPKDKTIVPKTANDVKLISGGKILENDKNIAQCRAPFGDLPSTAITMHVVVQPSSAKSKPDKKTNKLPKTTRCSCTIL, encoded by the exons AtggcggagaaggaggagggcaaggtggcggcggagggtggggcggaggcggaggccgacgaggaggtggaggtcAAGTTCCGCCTCTTCGACGGCTCCGACATCGGGCCCCTCCGCTGCaacgccgtcgccaccaccgtcgccgccctcaaggaccgcgtcgtcgccgactgGCCCAAAG ATAAAACAATTGTCCCGAAGACTGCTAATGATGTCAAACTGATAAGTGGaggaaaaattctagaaaacgACAAGAACATTGCGCAGTGCAGAGCACCTTTTGGTGATCTTCCGAGCACTGCTATCACAATGCACGTTGTTGTGCAGCCATCATCAGCCAAATCAAAACCTG ACAAGAAGACCAACAAGTTGCCAAAGACCACTCGCTGCTCATGTACCATACTATGA